TCGGCGAAGTAGCGCACAATGTCGCCTTTGTCGGCCGAAATCACCATGCAAATCTGTGTTGCTCCGGCGGCGATCATGCGCTCCACGAGGTATTCCGCAACAGCCTTGGGCCGCTCGAGTCCGTCGATCGTGCGTGAGCCCACGGGCAATAGCTCCTTCGAGCAGCCCAGCGGCTGTATGCGCTGGCCTGCACCTGCGGCTGGGATGATCCCAATCATGCTGCCTCCATGAAGCCGTCTGACAATGCTTCCGGGGAGCGCGCCCGCGATCCCTGCTTCACCGCAACTTCGGCGTGCGCCGGTTCCCCGCGAACCGTCCTTGCCTCTTCGAAGAAGCGCAGCAGGTCGGCAGCCCGCCGCTCTCCCGTATGCTGTTCCAGCGTGCGATGGCGCGCCCTTTCGGCCATGCCGGACAGCTCGGAGTCACTTGCCGCCAGCGCACGCAGAACGTCGTCTGCCGTTTTCGCGATCACGACCTCCTCTCCCGGCACGAAAAACTCATCGAGCCCTTCCCACCAATCGGTGATAATTGGCGTCCCGCAGGCTGCGGCTTCGAAGAACCGTCCGGACGGACACCATCCGGAGTTCGCCATTTCTCCTCGCGTAATGTTCAGCGTAAGCCGCGAGGACGAATACAGCGCGGGGTGATCGGCCGGAGCGACGTGGTCGAATCGCGCGACGTTCGGCGGCCATTGCCACTGCCAGGGGTAGAGCGTCCCGGCGAGTACAAACTTCAGATCCGGTCTGCGGCGCGACGGCTCAAGGAATAGTTCATCCACCTTCTGCTGACGGTCAGCCGCGTAGGTTCCCATGTAAGTAAGCGCGGAGCGGAACTCCGCACGCGACTCTATGGGGTGGTACACATCGGGGTCCACGCAGCCAAACAGCGGACGCGCCAATCGCGCCCCCCAGCGCTCTCGCAACTCTCGCAACGCCTGTCCGCCGGTCCACGAGAGCACAAGATCGAATTGCCCGATCTGGTCGCGGCGCAGATATTCAAGATCACCGGCCTCAAGCTGTTTTAGAGTTACTGGGGTGTCCAGATCGTAGAAGACCTTCTGGGGTCGAGAAAGTCCCAGTACCTCGTCGCTGATGCGCGCGCCTTGCGGACAGTAACTGGCGGTGATGACGACGTCAGACTCGGAAGCCCGCCTTATGGCGTAGCGACGGACCTCGTCCCAGGAACGGTACAGTACGAGTTCGCAAAAGTCCGCTCCGGCGAAATCGCGCCGCAGAGCGTAGTACTCCACATCTTTCTCATAGAAAGTGACCTCGTGGCCTTCCCGTGCCAGCCCCTTCAGGATGGCCCGATACGGAGTCGCATGACCGTTGCCCCATGAAGACGAAATCGTCAGCCCAAAAATCGTGATCTTCAACTCTCACCCCACCTCAGCACGTCCGGACAGAATGCCCGCGCACTCCGGTCCAAGTACACGTACTTACGTCTGTGATGGCGCGGATGCCGCAGGTGTTTGCCGTATAAGTTAGTGAAATGATTGCAGGGATCAAGCTGACGAGAGACAAGACAACCACAGCGGCGAAGAGCGGCGTCTAGCGAAGCGAAGGATCTGCTTTGTTCGGCTGCTGAAACAAAGTAGATCCTTCGCGCTAAAGATAGAAAGCAAGCCGGAAGGCACAACACGGAAGCCGTGCCTAGGCACTTTGAGTCGCGTCACCAGCTTTAGGCTAGCTTCGCATCCATCGTGATTTTCGCATTCAATACCCGCGATACCGGACAACCGGCCTTCGCGCCATTCGCCGCTTCCTGGAACTTCGCCGGATCGGCTCCGGGGATGCGGGCCGTAAGGTCCAGGTGGACGGCCGTGATGCTGAAACCGGCGTCCGTCTTTTCCATCGTGACTGCGGCCTTGGTGTCGATGCTCTGAGCCTTCATCCCTGCCTGTTCCAGTTGCGCGGAAAGCGCCATTGAGAAACAACCAGCATGAGCGGCCGCAATCAGTTCTTCAGGATTTGTTCCGGCGCCGTTCTCAAAACGCGTGGCGAATGAGTACTGTGTATTTTGCAGGACGCCGCTTGCCGTTGACACGGTGCCTTTGCCGTCCTTCAGTCCACCTTCCCAGTGCGCGCTGCCAATTCTCTGCATGTGTTCTTTCTCCTGTCGAAATTACAGCGTGAAAGATGTGACGGGTTAGCGCTGAGCGCGCTGTGTTCCGTCAGGCAATGTGCTGCAATGTGCGGCTGAAACTCAGCTCTAGTAGAAATCAGAACAACTCAGAAAGAATCCGCAAGTGGCACACACTAGCTTGCAGTGATTCTCCTGTAAATCGGAAGAACAGGCCGGGCAGGTCCGCATCGCGCGGACCGCATCTTTGTCTCGCGCGGTGCTTTCTTTCGGCAAAAGCTCTCGCCCGTTCTCGATTCCTTCCCTCACCCATGCAGTATACGTCCGTCAAATGTCTGCGCGCAGGCAAGCAGTTCTTCTCGTGTTTGTCAGTGACACTCGACGCGATGCTCTTCTTTTCAAAAAACATGAAAATTCCAGTTACTTTAGTAATTCGAAATGCATATACTTCCGGCCGTATTCCGAACACAAGTTTTTCAATTCATTAACAGCTAGTCAATAGGAGACCACCATGTCTAAGACTCTTTGGGTAATCCTCGCCGCTTTGATGTTCGCTGGCACTTATTCCATCTCTACCAGTTCGATCGACAACCCGATGGATCCCGGCGAAGGCTCTTATCCGACTCCGATCTGCGCCCCGGGCGGAACCTGCAAGTAGTTCTCACGCAGGACGAATGGATGCCAATTGGAACGGCCGCGTTTGATGTATCGCGGCCATGTTTACTTGTTCTGTAATAGCGAGACTGTTAATTGGCCGGTCCAGAATACTTCTTGAGCGAATCCCGCTAGACGCGCTATGCTCCTGCCCGGGTAACTTATGCCTCAGCTAACGTTCATCGACTACGCGTTTTGGTTCGCTTCGCCTGCGCTACAGGCAGTGCTCGCCGCCGTAATGTACCGTCGACATCTGCAGCGCGAGTTCCCTATGTTCTTCAACTACACGGTCTTCCAGGTCTTGTGCCACATTTTCATGTTCGTGGCATGGCGCTGGTCATCGGACGTGTACTTCTACGCCTACTGCACGACCAGTGCCCTGGGGATCGGTCTCGGATTCTGCGTTATCCGCGAGGTCTTTCTGGATGCGTTCCGTCCGTTCGAAGCGATCCGCGAACTTGGCGTGGTCCTGTTCCGCTGGTCCGTGCTGGTACTGTTGCTGATTGCGGCTGCCACTGCGATTGTCGCCCCGCATGCCAACAACACGCCTGACATCATCTATGCCGGGATCATCACGCTGGAGCGCAGCATTCGCGTGATGCAGTTTGGGCTCGTTCTGTTTATGGTGCTCTTCAGTAACTATCTGGGGGTAACCAAGCGGCACTATCTGTTTGGCATAGCACTGGGTTTTGGTACGTTCGCCACGACTCACATGATTGTGCTGACGCTTCGCGTCTACCCCGGGCTTCTGTCTGGCGCGACGGCAAGCCGGTTCACGGCTGCTGCGTATTTCGTCTCGGTGCTGATCTGGCTTGGGTACACGCTTGCTCCGCAAGCGGAGCGTCGGAAGGTTGAAATTCTTCCGCAATCCGAGCGCTGGAACCACACCCTGGCCAACGTCCTGAACGTGCCGGTCTCCGAGGGCTTCCTCCCGAATATGGAGCGCACAGTCGAACGCCTCTTGCAGCAACAACACCCGACCGAAGATCACCACAACAGCTACTAATAGATATGCCAAAAGCAAAGGCCGCGAGTTTCGCTCGCGGCCTTTTGCCTGCTTGCAAGGTCATCTAATCTGAAAGATTCGGAGTGACTTGCTTTTCAGCCGCACTTTGTTTCGGGGCTAAAATCCGAACGCACAAAACAGAAGCCGCCGATGGCTGCTCGGCGGGAACACTTATCCCACGGCGTCGTTTTTCGGGCGCCACTGCCTGAGTTGTGTAAAACGTCACTTTCCCTGGGGGGATGCGTCCTTCGACGCAGGGGCAAGTGCGATGGCTCCTAGGCCGAAGCCGTTGAAACCTTTCGGCCCTGCTGGAAGCATTCACGGCAGAACACCGGTCTTCCCTGGGTTGGTTTGAATGGAACCGTTGTTTCCTTGCCGCAATTCGAGCAAACAGTCTTGGTTTCTACCTTGGGATACGACGCCCCGGGAGAGCTGCCAAGAACCTGGGCGCGCTTGCCCTTGCAGGCTTTGCAGCGCTTCGGCTCATTCTTGAACTGCTTGTCATGGAAGAACAGTTGTTCCCCGGCCGTGAATACAAAGTCCTCACCGCAGTCGCAGCACTTTAGAACCTTGTCCTGGAATTCCATTGCGAGTTGCCCCTTTCAGCCCGTGATCTCTGAACGGCCAACCAACAGGATTCGCATGATGTCGCCGCTGCGAAGCCTTTCGACCACACAGAGTACATTCTTTGCCTGAACCTCATCACATTGACGAATGTCAATGCGATGTATTGATTGCTTTACGAATGCTTATGACTGCGGGACTGCCATCATGAAATCCTTTTGCCGCTCACCCAAGCGAAAAAAGGTAGAGGCCGCCGCCGGGGAAGCGGCGGCCTTGATTTCCTTCTTGCTAATCTTGCTCGTTAGTCCTGCTCTTTGCGAGCCTTTTTGCGGCTACGCTTACGGGCCAACGCTTCTTTCACACGCTTCTTCTCGCCCGGCTTGAGGTAATAGGAGTGACGCTTCACTTCCTTAATAATGTCCTCTTGCTGGACTTTGCGCTTGAAGCGGCGCAGGGCGTTCTCTAACGATTCGCCCTCTTGAAGTCGAATTTCTGCCAAGCCTTACACCCCCAGACTCGTCCTATCTGGACTCAAATAGCTTACCTTAGGTTTGCTGTGGTGCGTCAAGAGAGTTGTAGAAAATTGCTCTACTCGGCCCCTACGCCTGAAATTCGATCGTAAAGCCCTCAGAAACTCAGCCGGAGCGACAATTGAATCTGGCGCGGGGAATAGGCATTGTTAGGCGTCAAGAACCCGCCATTTGCCCGGTAGTGAGCCGGATATCGTTTGCCAGCAACGACTTTGTCCTGCATAACGAAGTCGCCGGCGGAAGCCAGAAAGCCGTCATCGGAGAGGTCAACGCGCTTGTTTGCGCGGTTCATCACATTAAAGGATTCTGCCAGGAACTCCAGCCGGACGCGCTCCGTAGCGTGGAGACGGCGCGTAACGCGCAGGTCGGTGGTGAAGTAATCGGGGCCAGTGAGCGCGTTCCGGCTCACGCCCGGCAGACGGTCGTTTGCGGAATTGCCGTCGCGATTCGGGTCGCCGATGACGCTGGCGTTAACCGGACGGCCGCTGCCAACCGTGACGATGCTGGAAAATTTCCAATCGTTAAAAAAGAAGCGCAGCACCGGACGGTCGCGATGAAACGGACGCGGCTCTGCGATCCAGGAGGCCATGAATCGGTGACGCTGATCGGTGGTGCTGCGCCCTCGTTCGCTTTGTGTCGAGTAGGAATTCTCCACCGTAACTGGGCGGCCGACGACCATGGCGTCCTGTCCGTCGTCGATGGCTTTCGCATACGTGTAGCCGATCCGGAAGTAAAAGCCGCGTGTCATACGGCGTCGCGCCGAGATGGTGAGACCGTGATAGACGCTCGTAGCGGCACTCTCGAAGACATTCACGGACCCGACCTGCGACAGCGGGCGCTGCAGGTCATTGATGCACGGCGCGAATGGGCAGCTCATGGAGCGGGTCATCTGCCACGTGGAAAACGTCGGGATATCATAATAAGCGCCAGTGAAGCTGTTCCCGTCTTCGCTGAAGACGGGGTAGGACACGATCTCCGGCTCGGGAAGATTAGCGTCGCGCGCGCGTATGAGGTGCTCGCCATGCACATACAAGTAAGAAGCGGAGACAGCGAAGCGTTCTGCGATTTCGCGCTCGACGGTCAAACTGGCCTGCTGCACAAATGGAACTCGGAAGTTCGGCGAAAACGCAGAAATCTCGCTGGTGACGTGCGATGCAAGGCTGTCGGGAACCTCGCACCGGGGTTCGGTGATTCCGCAGATCACGATGGGATTGGGATACTGCGGGAAGATGACGGCGTCGGCGTTGCGCGAGTTTTCCAGAAACAGATGGCTTTGCGCCAGGCCATTGTCGGTTTTCACAGCCGAAGTGTACATAGAGGGAATGCGCGTGTAGAACACGCCATATCCCGCGCGCACGACAAGCGGGCGACGCTCACCGATGCTGTATGCAAAACCAACGCGCGGCGCGATGTTATTCGAATCGTGCGGCAACTTACCTGACATCTCCCACAGTGGATTGTTCTGTAGCCCATCGCCGGAGAAGGTCTGCAGGTCGTAGCGAACCCCAACATTCAGCGCCAGGCGAGAAGTCACGCGAATGGCGTCCTGTGCGAAGAAGGCGTAATCCGAGGAATCGGGATGCGAGTCTGCGGTGCCGAAGTTCTGGATGTAGTACCTGGGCACATTGTGGGCGTAGGCGCGCAGCGGAGTAATCCACATGCCGTAGGTGGCTGGCTCGAAGGTCCACGGATCGACGCGAATATCGCGGAACAAGTACTGTCCGCCGAAGAGTGAAGGAAAGAAGTTGTAAACCCAGGCCTTGCTTACATCGCCGCCGAGCTTCCAACTGTGACGATGCGTCTCGAACGACAGCGTATCCGAGAGGTGAAATTTGTGTTCGCGCGTGCGCCGCGGCAGGATGCTGGAACGGCCAAAGGCTTCGATTACATCGCCGATGCTGGTGCGCACGTCTTCCGAGTTGGCGCGGGACTGCTGAAGATCGCGCGAGAACTGCACCCGGAGATGGCTTGTAGCGTTCGCCCCCAGAGCGCTTGTCAACGATACGATCCCGGTCTCCGTCCGCACCTGTTCTTCGCCATTCTCCGAAATGCCGTAATTCGTGACCGGGCTGGAGGGATCGAAGAAGACGTTGTTTTGTCCGCCGTAGCGCGACGTGTTGATGCGGAAGGTCAGAAACTGGCGCGGAGTCAACGAGACATCGACCTTGAAGAACCCGGCGTTGCCCAGCAGTTCGGATCGGAAGTTGCCGCCCAGTTGCGATAGCTTGGCCGCGGCACCTTGGACGAGCGCGCGGTCAGTGCTTTCGTAATCGCCGGAGGTGGGCCTAAGGACAGTGGAGCCGTCGAGAAACCGGACAACAGTCGGCACGCGGAAGATGTGCTGATCCCATCCGCCGAAGTAGAACACGCGATTCTTTTTGAGCCTGCCTCCGAGGGTGAAGCCGAACTGGTGCTGGCGATCGCTCGGCTTCACGTCCGTGAATGGGTGCTGCGCGTTCATGCGGTTATCGCGAACGTAATAGAATGCGCTTCCCCGAAGCTGGTTGGTTCCAGACTTTGTGACGACGTTAACGACGCCACCGCCAGAGCGTCCAAGCTCCGCGCTATAGGCGTTGGAAGAGACGCGGAACTCCTGTACGACTTCGTTGCTGAACTGGTAGGGTGCGCGATACCGTCCTCTCCCCTGCGCAAAGAACGAGTTGTTGTTGTCGGCGCCATCCACAAGCATTGAAGATTGAAATCCACGCACCCCGCCAAAAGCGAGATCGCCATTGCTCGAGGACGTGAGCCCGCGCGGATCCTGCGTCACGCCGGGCGTGAGCAACGCGAGATCGGTAAATCGGCGGCCGTTAATGGGCAGGTCGGCGATGGAACGCTCGTCGATGACATGGGAGACCTCGGACGATTGCGTTTCCACCATAGGCGCGGCACTGTTGATCTCGACGGTTTCATGCGCGCCAGCCAGCGCGAGCTTGAACTCCAGTTCCAGCGCGCCGGCTATCTCCACGTGTACGTTCGTAAAGACTTGCGGCGCCATCCCCGAGGCTTGAGCGCGAATGCTGTAATCCCCCGGCGGTAGAAGAGACGAGGCGAAGCGGCCGTCAGCATCGGTGTTAATGCGGTGCTCGATCCCGGTATTTACGTTAACGATGAGGATTGCGGCATTGCGAACGCGAGCTCCGGCGGCATCACTAACGCTGCCACGAATAGCTCCCAGCGAAGCATCTTGTCCGATGGATGACAGTGGAGAGAAAAGCACGGCCAGCAGAACGGCGGCAATCACGAGGTGGACGAAATAGCAAGTAGTGGTGCTGATTGGCTTGCCAGGCCGAGTGTCGATCAATGTGTTGCAACAGAATCCGGGGAATGCGCGATACATTCGTGGGCCTTACTTCAAATTTTTCTGCGACTGGAGAAACACGCCAATGTATAGCAATAAGCAATAGGGCGTGTGTGACGTGGCACTCAAAAGGAACATCAAAGTGGCGAGATTCCCGTTTCGGGATCACCTGCGTCAGCGCAACTGAGCTTCACTGGCGCATTTGCCAGGAGTAGATGCAACTCCGGCCCTCCAATCTGCGGTACCTTGAAGAGCGGACACGTTCGGTGGCGTTGCAATTTCCCCCTGCGCGTTGATTCTGATATTTTCAGATACTTACGGACAAGGCTCGAGCCCGCCTGTGGCGCTGTCGGCTTCAGACCGGGTCATCTCTTGTTTCCGTTAACCGACTTCGGAGCAGTGGAATGATTCGAGCGTACAAAGGAACTTCGCCCAGCATCGCGCAAGGTTGTTACATTGATGAGTCAGCGCACGTTATCGGCGACGTGACGCTAGGCGAGAACTCCAGCGTATGGATGAACGTGGTGCTGCGCGGCGACGTGCACCACATACGAGTTGGCGCTAACAGCAATATCCAGGACTGCTCGGTTCTGCACGGCATGCTGGGAAAATGGCCGGTGGAGTTGGGCGACTGGGTGACGGTCGGCCACTCGGTTACGCTGCACGGTTGCGTGGTGGAAGACCGTTGCCTGATCGGCATGGGAGTTGTAGTGCTGAATGGCGCTCGTATAGGCGCGGGATCCATCGTGGCGGCAGGGACGCTGATTCCCGAGGGTATGAACATTGAACCGGGCTCATTGGTCATGGGCTTTCCCGGCAAAGTGAAACGAAAGCTGACGGACGACGAGCAGCAGTCGATCCTGACCTATGCAACGAACTACCTTGGATATAAGGACCAGTATCTGATGGAACTCAAGGCCGGGAAGTAGAAAAGCTGTGGGTGAGCGGAGTTAATAGGGGTCCTTCGACTGCGCACGTCTACCGGCGTGCTCTGCTCAGGAAGACACCGAACAATTAAGAACGAGCAATTAACAATCTGGTTTAACTAACAACTGTTTACCTGGTTTTCTCATGATTAAAGCCGTACGAGGCACACGCGACCTGCTTCCTTCCGACACTGACCTGTGGAACTTTGTCGATGAGCGGGTCCGCCGCATTTTCCAGAAATACAATTTTCGTGAGATTCGCACACCGATATTCGAATCCACCGAACTGTTCGCACGCGGCGTGGGTGAAGACACCGACATCGTCTCCAAGGAGATGTTCACCTGGGAGGACAAGGCGCGTGCGCAGAGCGAAAAGCCTCAGTCACTGACCTTGCGTCCGGAGAACACGGCTGGCGTGGTGCGCGCCTACATCGAGCACGACATGGGCCGCGCGGGCATGTTGCAGAAGCTGTATTACATTGGGCCGCAGTTCCGGCGCGAGCGTCCGCAGAAGGGACGCTATCGGCAATTCTTCCAGATCGGCGCGGAGGTGATTGGGCCGCCAAGCGCAGGCAGCGAATCGCCCATGCGCGACGCCGAAGTGCTGGAGATGTTGACGGCGCTGCTAGATGCCGTAGGGCTGCAGGGCTGGACGCTGCACATCAACTCTGTGGGCTGCGCGAACGATCGCGCCGCGTACAACAAGGCTTTGCGCGAGGCGCTTGAGGGCGTGAAGAACAAGATGTGCGCCGACTGCCAGCGGCGTGCGGAGACGAATCCTCTGCGCGTGCTCGACTGCAAGGTTCCGCAAGACCAGCCGATCATCGAGGCGCTGCCCAAGATCAGCGAGTATCTCGACGAACCCTGCCGCGAAAACTTTGCGCAGGTGCGGGCAATGCTGGATACCATGGGCATCCCGTACCAGGTAAATGAGCGCATGGTGCGCGGCCTGGACTACTACACGCGCACGACCTTCGAATTCACGCACGGCGATCTCGGCGCGCAGAGTGCTGTGCTCGGCGGCGGACGCTACGATGGACTGAGCGAATCCCTTGGCGGACCGAAGGCGCCCGGCATCGGCTTCGCCATCGGCGAAGACCGCCTGGTACTGGCGTTACAGGCGCAGCAGGCTGCCGCCACTGTGACGGTGCAAGCGTATGTCGCTCCGCTCGGTGCGGGAATGAACGGCGAAGCGCTAAAGCTTGCTCGCGAACTGCGAAAGGCCGGACTGGTGGTGGAACTCGGGGATGAGAGCTTCCGTCTGAAAAAAGCTTTCGAGACTGCCGAGAAACTCGGAGCGACGTACGTCGTCATCGTTGGCGAAAATGAAGTTAAGGCCGACGCATTCGCCACAAAGAACATCAAGACTGGCGAGCAGGCAACAATTCCGAGGACAGAACTCGCTGCACAGTTGCAACCGGAGCACTTGCAGCTTGCGACAGTGCTTCCAGAATCAAAACACGGCTTGAAGAAGTAGAGAGAAGGATACGAACGTGGCTCAGTTGGATTTCCTTGGTGACCTGGACAGAACGCATCGATGCGGAGAACTCCGCGCCAGCGATGTTGGCGCAAACGTGGTTCTGATGGGATGGGTGAACCGGCGGCGCGATCTCGGCAATCTTATCTTCATCGACCTGCGCGACCGTGCGGGAATGACGCAGGTGGTGTTCGATCGCGAGGCCAGTCCTGAGTTGCACGACAAGGCCAACGAGTTACGCAACGAGTACGTGGTGGCCGTTGTCGGACGAGTGAAGCAGCGCGAGGCCGTGAACAAGAACATCCCGACAGGTGAGATAGAGGTGGTTGCCAGCGAGTTGCGACTGCTAAACGAAAGCAAAGTTCCTCCATTCCTCCCGACGGAAAAGGTGAACGCCAGCGAGGAACTGAAGCTGAAGTATCGCTACCTCGATCTGCGTCGTGCCGAGATGCAAGGCAACATCGAACTGCGTCACAAGGTTGCGCTGGCGATTCGCGAGGAGTTGAACTCGCGGGGATTCCTGGAGATTGAAACGCCGTTCATGACGCGCTCCACGCCGGAAGGCGCGCGCGATTACCTGGTGCCGAGCCGCGTGCATCCCGGTGAGTTCTATGCGCTGCCGCAGTCGCCCCAGATTTTCAAGCAGATACTGATGATCTCCGGCTTCGACCGCTACTTTCAGATCGTGCGCTGCTTCCGCGATGAGGACTTGCGCGCAGACCGTCAGCCCGAGTTTACGCAAATCGATCTGGAGATGACATTTCCGACCCAGGAGATGGTGTTCGATGTCGTCGAGGGTTTTCTGCAAGCCTCGTTCAGAGTCGCGGGATACGATGTCGCAGCGCCCTTCCCGCAGATGACCTACGACCAGGCGATTCGCTTGTACGGCATCGATAAGCCGGACCTGCGGCTGCCCGCGATGACGGAGGTGAAGAATGCCTTCACGCCGGAGAATCTGCAGACGTTGGGCTTCGACGCGGACCTTCCGTTGGTTGCGATTCGCACGCCGAAAATTGGCGAGCTTTCTCGCAAGGAGCGCGACGAGATAAAGACGCTCGTACCCGACAAGGCGAAGGACGCATTCAAGCTGATCGACGATTTCAAGCGCCTTGAGAAGAGCTTCCCGGATGCGGTGGCGAAAATACGCCACGCAACGGAAGCGCAGGAAGGCGATCTGCTTATCCTCGCCGGAGCGCCGCAGCGGACGGAAATTGGCAGCGACATGAAGACGCGAGCGCAGACGAGCGCTGTGTTCACGACCGCGGGGCAGTTGCGCCTTGCGCTGGCGCAGAAGTACGCCCAGCGACATGGTTGCTTCCAGCACGGTGTCTTCAAATTCGTGTGGGTCACCGATTTCCCCATGTTCGAGTGGGATGACACGGAGCAGCGTTGGAATGCCGCGCACCATCCATTCACGTCTCCGCACGAGAACGACATGGAAAAGCTCGGCGGCGGCATGGACGCCGTTCGCGATCCCCTCTCGCAACTGAGCACCGTACGCGCGCTGGCCTATGACGTGGCGCTGAACGGTACAGAGCTTGGCTCCGGGTCAATCCGTATCCATCGGCAGGATCTTCAGGCGAAAATCTTCGAAGCGCTGGGTATGTCGCCCGAAGAGCAGCAGGCGCGCTTCGGATTCTTCCTGGAAGCGTTGCAGTACGGAACGCCTCCGCACGGCGGCATCGCGCTAGGACTGGATCGCATTGTGATGATCCTGGCCGGCGCTCCGAGCCTGCGCGAAGTGATTCCGTTCCCCAAGACGGCGCAAGCCAAGGATCTGATGATGGACGCACCCACTCCGGTGAGCGATGCGCAGTTGGAAGAACTGGGAATCAGCGTGAAGAAGTAGCCCCAGGCAGTTGTCAGTTGCCAATTGCTAGTAGCCAGTAGCCAGTTGCCGGTTGCCAGTTGCCGGCGGCACCAAGCACCTCATTGACTTCCGAAACACCTCGTCACCTTCCTGAGCGGAGCGACGAAGTCGCGGAGTCGAAGGACCCCTTTCGTCTGCATGGAGCCGACAAAAGGAATCCTCGACTCGGGCTTATGCCCTCGCTCAGAAAACAAAAAACGACCAATCAGCAATCTGTTTTGGGAAAAGCAAACGCTCTGCCGAGGGAAGCTTGCGCAGGCTAGGATAGCGGCGGCCGGTCATTTGGCCGCCTAATGTGTCTTAGATGGCCTT
This DNA window, taken from Clostridia bacterium, encodes the following:
- a CDS encoding glycosyltransferase — protein: MKITIFGLTISSSWGNGHATPYRAILKGLAREGHEVTFYEKDVEYYALRRDFAGADFCELVLYRSWDEVRRYAIRRASESDVVITASYCPQGARISDEVLGLSRPQKVFYDLDTPVTLKQLEAGDLEYLRRDQIGQFDLVLSWTGGQALRELRERWGARLARPLFGCVDPDVYHPIESRAEFRSALTYMGTYAADRQQKVDELFLEPSRRRPDLKFVLAGTLYPWQWQWPPNVARFDHVAPADHPALYSSSRLTLNITRGEMANSGWCPSGRFFEAAACGTPIITDWWEGLDEFFVPGEEVVIAKTADDVLRALAASDSELSGMAERARHRTLEQHTGERRAADLLRFFEEARTVRGEPAHAEVAVKQGSRARSPEALSDGFMEAA
- a CDS encoding OsmC family protein, with protein sequence MQRIGSAHWEGGLKDGKGTVSTASGVLQNTQYSFATRFENGAGTNPEELIAAAHAGCFSMALSAQLEQAGMKAQSIDTKAAVTMEKTDAGFSITAVHLDLTARIPGADPAKFQEAANGAKAGCPVSRVLNAKITMDAKLA
- a CDS encoding CxxC-x17-CxxC domain-containing protein — protein: MEFQDKVLKCCDCGEDFVFTAGEQLFFHDKQFKNEPKRCKACKGKRAQVLGSSPGASYPKVETKTVCSNCGKETTVPFKPTQGRPVFCRECFQQGRKVSTASA
- the rpsU gene encoding 30S ribosomal protein S21, which codes for MAEIRLQEGESLENALRRFKRKVQQEDIIKEVKRHSYYLKPGEKKRVKEALARKRSRKKARKEQD
- a CDS encoding TonB-dependent receptor, with amino-acid sequence MYRAFPGFCCNTLIDTRPGKPISTTTCYFVHLVIAAVLLAVLFSPLSSIGQDASLGAIRGSVSDAAGARVRNAAILIVNVNTGIEHRINTDADGRFASSLLPPGDYSIRAQASGMAPQVFTNVHVEIAGALELEFKLALAGAHETVEINSAAPMVETQSSEVSHVIDERSIADLPINGRRFTDLALLTPGVTQDPRGLTSSSNGDLAFGGVRGFQSSMLVDGADNNNSFFAQGRGRYRAPYQFSNEVVQEFRVSSNAYSAELGRSGGGVVNVVTKSGTNQLRGSAFYYVRDNRMNAQHPFTDVKPSDRQHQFGFTLGGRLKKNRVFYFGGWDQHIFRVPTVVRFLDGSTVLRPTSGDYESTDRALVQGAAAKLSQLGGNFRSELLGNAGFFKVDVSLTPRQFLTFRINTSRYGGQNNVFFDPSSPVTNYGISENGEEQVRTETGIVSLTSALGANATSHLRVQFSRDLQQSRANSEDVRTSIGDVIEAFGRSSILPRRTREHKFHLSDTLSFETHRHSWKLGGDVSKAWVYNFFPSLFGGQYLFRDIRVDPWTFEPATYGMWITPLRAYAHNVPRYYIQNFGTADSHPDSSDYAFFAQDAIRVTSRLALNVGVRYDLQTFSGDGLQNNPLWEMSGKLPHDSNNIAPRVGFAYSIGERRPLVVRAGYGVFYTRIPSMYTSAVKTDNGLAQSHLFLENSRNADAVIFPQYPNPIVICGITEPRCEVPDSLASHVTSEISAFSPNFRVPFVQQASLTVEREIAERFAVSASYLYVHGEHLIRARDANLPEPEIVSYPVFSEDGNSFTGAYYDIPTFSTWQMTRSMSCPFAPCINDLQRPLSQVGSVNVFESAATSVYHGLTISARRRMTRGFYFRIGYTYAKAIDDGQDAMVVGRPVTVENSYSTQSERGRSTTDQRHRFMASWIAEPRPFHRDRPVLRFFFNDWKFSSIVTVGSGRPVNASVIGDPNRDGNSANDRLPGVSRNALTGPDYFTTDLRVTRRLHATERVRLEFLAESFNVMNRANKRVDLSDDGFLASAGDFVMQDKVVAGKRYPAHYRANGGFLTPNNAYSPRQIQLSLRLSF
- a CDS encoding gamma carbonic anhydrase family protein, with protein sequence MIRAYKGTSPSIAQGCYIDESAHVIGDVTLGENSSVWMNVVLRGDVHHIRVGANSNIQDCSVLHGMLGKWPVELGDWVTVGHSVTLHGCVVEDRCLIGMGVVVLNGARIGAGSIVAAGTLIPEGMNIEPGSLVMGFPGKVKRKLTDDEQQSILTYATNYLGYKDQYLMELKAGK
- the hisS gene encoding histidine--tRNA ligase, with product MIKAVRGTRDLLPSDTDLWNFVDERVRRIFQKYNFREIRTPIFESTELFARGVGEDTDIVSKEMFTWEDKARAQSEKPQSLTLRPENTAGVVRAYIEHDMGRAGMLQKLYYIGPQFRRERPQKGRYRQFFQIGAEVIGPPSAGSESPMRDAEVLEMLTALLDAVGLQGWTLHINSVGCANDRAAYNKALREALEGVKNKMCADCQRRAETNPLRVLDCKVPQDQPIIEALPKISEYLDEPCRENFAQVRAMLDTMGIPYQVNERMVRGLDYYTRTTFEFTHGDLGAQSAVLGGGRYDGLSESLGGPKAPGIGFAIGEDRLVLALQAQQAAATVTVQAYVAPLGAGMNGEALKLARELRKAGLVVELGDESFRLKKAFETAEKLGATYVVIVGENEVKADAFATKNIKTGEQATIPRTELAAQLQPEHLQLATVLPESKHGLKK